Part of the Catalinimonas alkaloidigena genome is shown below.
GATCTTTTTCGATCTTCACCCCTTCTGATTCCAGCATCTCTTGCATCTTGGTAGGAGAACCAAAATGATGCTTACCGGTAAGGAGTCCTTGTCGGTTCACTACTCTGTGTGCAGGGACATCAGGGTATATATGCGCATTATTCATTGCCCAACCAACCATCCGCGCACTTCCTCTGGCACCAAGATAATTCGCTATTGCCCCATAGCTACTTACTTTCCCTTGGGGAATTAGCCTTACAACTTCATAAACACTTTCAAAAAAACTAATCTTATCACTCATCGGAATTGTAAATATATCAGGCGAAATGTTCAAAAATAATATAAAATAAACACTTCAAACCAAGCGTTTCATTGAGCAGATAAAAGATACATTATATATTTGTTATATGATTGTACCCAACATCAAGATCTTACGCTCTAACTATGGTTATCTCGCCGCAATTCTGAGTATTTCATTACTGACAGCTTGTGCGAGCAATAAAAAAGTAGCAGAAAACAGAAGGAGCAAGCCAACCTATCATAAAAGGGAAAGGTCTCAACCTAGAACTGACAACTACAGAAGTAACGTTCCTAATGCAACTACTGCTCCTGTTGAGAAAGTGATTGCAACTGCGCGTTCTTTTACCGGAGTTCCATATCGCTGGGGAGGTACTACCCGGGCCGGCATGGATTGTTCCGGCTTACTGATGACTTGTTTTCAAGCAGCTGATCTTAATTTACCCAGAACTACTTCCGAACAAGTTAAGGTGGGAAAAGGGGTAAGACTGTATGATTTACAGCCAGGTGATTTAGTGTTTTTCGCTGCAAAAAAGAGCAACCCCAATAAAGTAACCCATGTCGGCATGGTAACCGAAGTAAGAGATAAGCATGATGTACGCTTTATTCACGCTTCTACTAAGCTTGGCGTGGTAGAAAATAATATTTATACTGATTATTATAGAAGAATCTTTATCAAAGCGCGAAGGCCGTTTTGAGTTTTCAGAATTTTACCTAATTTTGTTGACCAATTGGAATTTCCATACGGGGAATTCCATTCGGGGAATTAGCTCAGCTGGCTAGAGCGCTTGCATGGCATGCAAGAGGTCACCGGTTCGACTCCGGTATTCTCCACACTGATTATCAAGGTGTTACAATTTATTTTGTGACACCTTTTTTTTTGGTAAAACTGAGGTAAAACTATTCTATAGTTTGAACAGAAATGAGGGATCAAGCTTAAAAGTTGTGGGGTAAGTTGTTAGGGTATAATTTAGCCGTCAAAAAGAATCATTGGATAAAGCTATCATTTCTTTGTTTCTACCGGATGGGATGCTTGACTATTTTGAAGTTACTTCAGTAGAAAAGACAGAAGAGAGCTACACTATTAGTTTAGCAGAGAAGAACCAGCATCCGGAGGAATATGCAGGTGAGAACCTCATCTCCAAAGGCTATTTTGCAGAAATTACTGTAAAAGATTTTCCCATACGCGGTAAAGCCTGCTATCTGAAAGTAAAACGCAGAAGGTGGTGGAATGAAGATACAGGAAAGGTAGTTTTTAGAAACTGGGAATTGGTGGCTCAGGGCACGCGAATGACTATGGAATTCGCGTCTTTTTTAAAAGCATTGCATCGATACCACACCGGTAAGCTGTAAAAGCTTAGGCAACTACTTCCATATAAACGGCAAGTTATTAGAAGAGCAATATGCTGCTCATTTGAGTGACTACAGGCATTGGGATCAGTTAGAGCATGCCGAGGATTATGTTGTTTTTCCTGAGAATGTTGGTGAATATATCACTATTGATGAAACAGCAGTTTCACAGGGTGAACTTTACACAGTGATCACCAACAAAGCGGCCAGGGGGAATAAAGGCTGCCTTATTGCAATGATCAAGGGTACTAACAGTGAACGAGTAAAGTCTATCCTGCTTAGAAAGATCCCATTAGAAAAAAGGAGGCTGGTCAAAGAAGTCACCTTAGACATGGCGGCCATTCCATGGGGGCCAGTATGGAACAGATCGTGACTAAGACATTTACCAAAGCTGTTTTAGTCACCGATCGTTTTCATGTGCAAAAACTGGCTTATGAAGCAGTTCAGGAAATGAGGATAGCTTATCGCTGGGAAGCTATTGAGCAAGAGAACCAAGAAATGGAATTGAGCAAAGAAGTAGGCAGAACCTTCGTTGCCAACAGGTTAGAAAATGGTGATACTCCTAAACAACTACTGGTCAGGAGCAGGTACCTGCTCTTCAAGGACAAAAGCAAATGGACGTCTTCCCAAGTCCACAGGGCAGAAATCCTGTTCAAACTCTATCCACAGCTTGAGCAAGCTTATGAATTAGCTCAAAAGCTAGGACATATATACCAAAACACTAAAGAGAAAGGTGTCGCTTTCACCAGACTGGCCAGATGGTATGATCAGGTAGAAAAAGCTGGCTTTAAATCTTTCAATACAGTCTCTAGAACCATTCAGCAACACTATAAAACTATCTTAAACTTCTTTGATAGAAGAAGTACTAATGCTGCTGCTGAATCTTTCAATGCCAAAATCAAAGCTTTCAGGTCACAGTTCAGAGGGGTGAGAAACATTAGCTTCTTCCTCTACAGACTTTCCAAAATCTATGCTTAGTACTACTGTCCCCCAGATTTGTTGCTTGATCCGAAATGAGACTCTTAAGTAATAATAAAATAAGAGGTATATATCTTTAAAAACATCAACTATATTTCTTCAATAAACCAAAATTGTAATTCATTCTTCTTTTTTATATCTGAGCTTTTAACTTCCTCTTATCAATAAGCCACTCTATTACTCTACCTTCTTTAGAAACAGTTTCAGCCCTACAAATTAATTGTTGTTTGGTAGAAATTGCTTTTCCATAATGTGTTTGCAGCCCTTCAAAAAAGCTGATAATGATGCGATAAGAACTTTGTTGAGGTAGGTAAGTCAGAAAAAACTTCTACCCTGACTAACAGAACTCCATTTTTTCATGCAGAAAATTGCTTAGATAGACTTGTACTTTAGTTTAAAGGAAAGAGAACCCACCTTTCCTAAACCTTTTAATGATATGCTACTATTATTTTGAGTTTGAATAAGAGGACCTAATAGAAGGCTTCACTACTCTTTTTCCATTCAGTAGCCTTATGTATTTTACAAAGAGCAATTTGACTACTCTATGACTTGAAAACTGAAGCTGGTGACAAAGTACTATGTGAAACAGAAAGCTCAAGGTTAAAAGTAGAAATGATACAGTAGGATCAAGCATAGTAAAGAAAAACAAGGCAGTAGCGATCATCAACACATTCAAAATACCAATGATGATAGTCGCGTTTCTATGACTAAAGTTTAAGTCAATCAGCAGATGGTGGATATGGTTTCTGTCCGGACTGAAAGGAGACTGCCCTCTAATAATTCTTAAAATAAACAAGCGTATTACATCAAACAGAGGGACACCTATCACACCCATTACTACTATTGGTCCATTTTCTAAATAATAAGGCGTATTGATTACTTCTCCGTTTAGTTTGAGAAACTGGAAAATCATGGTCGCGCTCAATGTACCAATAATCAATGAACCTGTATCACCGAGAAAAATTTTATTGTTTTTGGAGAAATTGAACTTAATAAATGCCGCTAAGCCGCCCACAAGGCTAAAAGCCAGGATAGCTTCATTGATAAATCCAGCACTAAGGAACCAACTTCCAAAAAAGCAGGCAGTGAACATGCCCAGTGAACTTGCCAATCCATCAATTCCATCTATCAGGTTATAGGCATTGGTAATCAAAATAAAGGTTAAGATGGTGAAAGGAACTCCGAACCAAGGTGAAATTTCATTCACTCCTAATACACCATAGAAGCTCTGCACTTCAATGCCAAGCCCATGGATAATCAACATAGAAGCAATAATTTGCGCTATAAATTTCTTTTTAGGAGAAATAACCAACATATCATCCTTCACTCCAATGAAGAATATTATCGTTAGGGCACCTATTACATACTGAAGGTGATTAAGTTCGTTGATCCCTCCCCAGATAGTTAGGCTTAACAAAATAGAAGCAAAAATAGCAATTCCTCCCAAGGTAGGAATTGGTTTGACATGAGAACTGCGATGATTAGGTTGATCCATCAAATGTTTAATTTCCGCTATCTTGATCACTACTGGTACAGAAACCCCTACTATACCCCAGGCAAAAACACTAGACAAACCAACAATTATTCCACTGGCTATATTTTGCATATTGTCAATCAAGCCGCTCATTAAAGCTATGAAGGGTATTAATAATGCTAAATAGGTAGCCCACTTGAACCCAACTTCAGGAAGGTTTATCTGTCCTATTTTCCTTAGGGGCTTCATAATGCGAAGAAGTGGATTGGGGCTTATATTATTTTTTTCCCAGGCCAGCACATCTTCCCGATTAGCTTTTAACCTTCCTTTAAGGGTACTATTACTTATACCCCCTATCCGCATTTTTACTAAAGTCTTATTTACGTAACCGGCTTCTATTTTATTTTTGTACAGGTAACGTAACATAAACTCATAATCAGCCGAGCAATTAAAAGCTGTATCATACCCCCCATATTGTTGATAGCAGGTCTTCCTTATATAGAATGTAGGATGGGGAGGCATCCACCCATTCAAAAATTTTGAACATTCATATTCGCCAGACTTCCAGTTTCTAATGATGGCATCAGTATTTTCTCTCTCCACATATACCAGGTCTCCGTAAATACAATCTGTCTTATTATCCCTAAATCCTTTCACTACCTCAGCGACTGAGTTTTTGGAATAAAAAATATCATCAGCATGCAATATTCCTATTACATCTCCGCTGGCTAAAGCCATACCTTTGTTGAGCGCATCGTACAAGCCCTCATCTTCCTCTGAAATAAATACTTGTATGTCATTGGCATACTGCTGTATTATATCCTGAGTACCATCTGTAGACTGGCCATCCACCACGATATATTCAATATCCTCATAGTTCTGGTTTAAAACCGACTCTATGGAAGTAGCTATTGTAGCTGCATTATTATAAACGACAGTAATGATAGAGACTTTCAATTTTTTACTTTGTTTTAATTTGGCTAAAAAGTAAGGAGGTCGTAGGTTGGCAGATTCTGACTTATTGCTGATTCAAAGAAATCTATTCTGACTGAGTTTACCCATTGAGAACAGTTTGATTTCTTACCTTGTATACTTTTGAATTAAAGGGTAATGATCGATAATGTGGAAGCTTTCTTTTGAGGACGTTTGGAACGCCAATACATTATTACGAGGATATTTAGCTCTCATTCTGGCAAATGTTTTCTTCACATTGCTAAAAAATCACAGCAAATATCTTTACCATCAAAGATTCAATGCTTTCCAATAATAGTGTAAGCTTGATTCTGTATGCATCACCTACACATATTCACCTGCCACTCCATTAAACTAAACTCCAGCCTTTTTTGCGGATCTAGGACATTCTATGCTTACGTACCATTTACGGTTTTTTAAAATGTTCTTCCATAAGCTTAGATCATAATTTGCAGTATCTCATAAAAGGATATATCTCAGATAATGAAAACAGAGCTTGATCA
Proteins encoded:
- a CDS encoding MGMT family protein, whose product is MSDKISFFESVYEVVRLIPQGKVSSYGAIANYLGARGSARMVGWAMNNAHIYPDVPAHRVVNRQGLLTGKHHFGSPTKMQEMLESEGVKIEKDQVQDFAKLFWDPTVELL
- a CDS encoding C40 family peptidase codes for the protein MIVPNIKILRSNYGYLAAILSISLLTACASNKKVAENRRSKPTYHKRERSQPRTDNYRSNVPNATTAPVEKVIATARSFTGVPYRWGGTTRAGMDCSGLLMTCFQAADLNLPRTTSEQVKVGKGVRLYDLQPGDLVFFAAKKSNPNKVTHVGMVTEVRDKHDVRFIHASTKLGVVENNIYTDYYRRIFIKARRPF
- a CDS encoding transposase; the encoded protein is MDKAIISLFLPDGMLDYFEVTSVEKTEESYTISLAEKNQHPEEYAGENLISKGYFAEITVKDFPIRGKACYLKVKRRRWWNEDTGKVVFRNWELVAQGTRMTMEFASFLKALHRYHTGKL
- a CDS encoding transposase is translated as MSDYRHWDQLEHAEDYVVFPENVGEYITIDETAVSQGELYTVITNKAARGNKGCLIAMIKGTNSERVKSILLRKIPLEKRRLVKEVTLDMAAIPWGPVWNRS
- a CDS encoding ISAon1 family transposase — protein: MGASMEQIVTKTFTKAVLVTDRFHVQKLAYEAVQEMRIAYRWEAIEQENQEMELSKEVGRTFVANRLENGDTPKQLLVRSRYLLFKDKSKWTSSQVHRAEILFKLYPQLEQAYELAQKLGHIYQNTKEKGVAFTRLARWYDQVEKAGFKSFNTVSRTIQQHYKTILNFFDRRSTNAAAESFNAKIKAFRSQFRGVRNISFFLYRLSKIYA
- a CDS encoding glycosyltransferase produces the protein MKVSIITVVYNNAATIATSIESVLNQNYEDIEYIVVDGQSTDGTQDIIQQYANDIQVFISEEDEGLYDALNKGMALASGDVIGILHADDIFYSKNSVAEVVKGFRDNKTDCIYGDLVYVERENTDAIIRNWKSGEYECSKFLNGWMPPHPTFYIRKTCYQQYGGYDTAFNCSADYEFMLRYLYKNKIEAGYVNKTLVKMRIGGISNSTLKGRLKANREDVLAWEKNNISPNPLLRIMKPLRKIGQINLPEVGFKWATYLALLIPFIALMSGLIDNMQNIASGIIVGLSSVFAWGIVGVSVPVVIKIAEIKHLMDQPNHRSSHVKPIPTLGGIAIFASILLSLTIWGGINELNHLQYVIGALTIIFFIGVKDDMLVISPKKKFIAQIIASMLIIHGLGIEVQSFYGVLGVNEISPWFGVPFTILTFILITNAYNLIDGIDGLASSLGMFTACFFGSWFLSAGFINEAILAFSLVGGLAAFIKFNFSKNNKIFLGDTGSLIIGTLSATMIFQFLKLNGEVINTPYYLENGPIVVMGVIGVPLFDVIRLFILRIIRGQSPFSPDRNHIHHLLIDLNFSHRNATIIIGILNVLMIATALFFFTMLDPTVSFLLLTLSFLFHIVLCHQLQFSSHRVVKLLFVKYIRLLNGKRVVKPSIRSSYSNSK